A window from archaeon BMS3Bbin15 encodes these proteins:
- a CDS encoding F420-dependent methylenetetrahydromethanopterin dehydrogenase, with amino-acid sequence MVKLLVIKIGNIATSLVLELLLDERADRKDIEVDVATTGAKMTPGDAERVLARVNLDEYNLIIYISPNPAIAGPEMIINALKGRNAIIIGDAPGVKIIKKLEEAQLGYLFILGDSMIGARREFLDATEMAIFNAEMLKVLSITGALRLVQEEIDKAVDALKKDEKYLPKLVVDTAEAVEAAGFENPYAKAKAMAAYEAIKLIGKLNVKGCFMVKDAREYIPMVTSAHELLRMAGIYSDEAREMEKTMDTLLRKPHSRSGELLKKRSLMEKPS; translated from the coding sequence ATGGTGAAGTTGCTGGTAATCAAAATAGGGAACATAGCTACATCTCTTGTTCTTGAACTCCTTCTGGATGAGAGAGCGGACAGGAAAGACATTGAAGTTGATGTGGCCACAACAGGAGCAAAGATGACACCAGGTGATGCCGAGAGAGTTCTGGCAAGAGTTAATCTTGATGAGTATAACCTTATTATTTATATTTCTCCAAATCCCGCTATAGCGGGGCCAGAAATGATTATAAATGCATTGAAAGGGAGAAATGCTATTATTATAGGTGATGCTCCAGGTGTTAAGATTATAAAAAAACTGGAGGAGGCTCAGCTAGGCTATCTCTTTATACTCGGGGATTCTATGATTGGAGCAAGAAGAGAATTTCTCGATGCAACTGAAATGGCTATATTCAATGCAGAAATGCTCAAGGTGCTGAGTATAACAGGAGCTTTGAGACTTGTGCAGGAGGAAATAGATAAAGCTGTTGATGCTCTGAAGAAGGATGAGAAATATCTTCCGAAGTTGGTGGTGGATACTGCCGAGGCTGTGGAAGCGGCAGGGTTTGAAAATCCCTATGCAAAGGCAAAGGCAATGGCAGCTTATGAGGCAATCAAACTTATTGGAAAACTCAATGTTAAAGGGTGCTTTATGGTTAAGGATGCCAGAGAATATATACCAATGGTGACTTCAGCCCATGAGCTTCTGAGAATGGCGGGTATATATTCTGACGAGGCGAGGGAGATGGAGAAGACTATGGATACCTTGTTAAGAAAGCCACACAGCAGGAGTGGTGAACTCCTAAAAAAGAGGTCACTTATGGAGAAGCCTTCCTAG